A single region of the Populus nigra chromosome 2, ddPopNigr1.1, whole genome shotgun sequence genome encodes:
- the LOC133681701 gene encoding allene oxide synthase 1, chloroplastic-like — protein MASSSLAFPTLQPQFQSLKNKSTFKPSARSLSFRTIRASVSEKPSVSAPGVTVSPPENTKLPIRKIPGDYGLPLVGPFKDRMDYFYNQGRDNFFKSKVLKYGSTVFRANMGPGPLIAPNPQVVVLLDGKSFPVLFDVTKVEKKDLFTGTYMPSTELTGGYRILSYLDPSEPMHAKLKKFMFYLLKSRRDHVIPEFKASYTELFTSLEKDLALKGKANFVAANDQAAFNFLARAWFGTEPAQTSLGLDGPGLVSKWVLFNLGPVLSLGLPKYLEDLTIHSFRLPPSLIKKNYQRLYDFFYASSSFLLDEAENLGISREEACHNLLFATCFNSFGGMKILFPNMMKWLGRAGAKLHAQLAEEIRSVVQSNGGNVTMRGMEQMPLMKSAVYEALRIEPPVPLQYGKAKRDLIIESHDAAFEVKEGELLFGFQPFATKDPKIFTRAEEFVADRFIGEGEELLKHVLWSNGPETEKPTLGNKQCAGKDFVVLVARLLVVEFFLRYDSFEIEVGKSSLGAAVTVTSLKRARF, from the coding sequence ATGGCTTCATCTTCTCTAGCTTTTCCAACCCTTCAACCCCAATTCCagtcactaaaaaataaatctacttTCAAGCCCTCAGCTCGTAGCCTGTCCTTCCGGACCATCAGAGCATCAGTATCAGAAAAACCATCAGTTTCGGCTCCAGGTGTTACTGTTTCACCACCTGAAAACACCAAACTCCCGATCCGTAAAATCCCTGGTGATTATGGCCTTCCTCTTGTCGGTCCCTTTAAGGATCGTATGGATTATTTTTATAACCAGGGCAGAGACAATTTCTTCAAATCCAAAGTTCTGAAATACGGATCAACGGTGTTTAGAGCCAACATGGGACCAGGTCCTTTGATTGCTCCAAATCCACAGGTTGTGGTTTTACTTGACGGCAAGAGCTTTCCGGTTCTATTTGACGTGACAAAAGTTGAAAAGAAAGACCTTTTTACAGGTACTTACATGCCTTCAACAGAACTCACTGGTGGCTATCGAATTCTGTCCTATCTCGATCCATCCGAGCCAATGCacgccaaattgaagaaattcatgttCTATCTCCTCAAGTCACGCCGTGATCACGTAATCCCTGAATTCAAAGCCAGTTACACAGAACTCTTTACGAGTCTTGAAAAAGATTTGGCTCTCAAAGGGAAAGCTAATTTCGTTGCTGCTAATGATCAAGCAGCTTTTAACTTCTTGGCTCGGGCTTGGTTTGGTACTGAACCGGCACAGACCAGTCTTGGCCTTGACGGACCTGGTCTAGTTTCAAAATGGGTGCTCTTTAACCTTGGTCCGGTCCTTTCTCTCGGTCTTCCAAAATATCTCGAAGATCTTACAATCCATTCCTTCCGTCTACCACCAtcactgattaaaaaaaactaccagCGCCTTTACGATTTCTTCTATGCTTCGTCAAGCTTCCTGCTCGATGAAGCAGAGAATTTAGGAATTTCACGAGAGGAGGCATGCCATAATCTTCTCTTCGCCACATGCTTTAACTCGTTTGGTGGAATGAAGATTTTATTTCCAAACATGATGAAATGGCTAGGCCGTGCCGGGGCCAAACTTCACGCTCAGTTAGCCGAAGAGATCAGATCAGTTGTtcaatccaacggtggaaatGTTACAATGAGGGGTATGGAACAGATGCCGTTGATGAAATCAGCAGTCTATGAAGCACTCCGGATTGAACCACCAGTCCCTCTACAGTACGGTAAAGCAAAGCGTGATCTGATAATTGAAAGCCACGATGCTGCTTTCGAAGTCAAAGAAGGGGAGCTGTTATTCGGGTTTCAACCATTTGCTACTAAAGACCCGAAAATATTTACTCGGGCTGAAGAGTTTGTTGCTGACAGGTTTATTGGGGAGGGAGAGGAGTTGTTGAAGCATGTGCTGTGGTCTAATGGGCCTGAGACAGAGAAGCCGACGTTGGGAAATAAACAGTGTGCAGGGAAGGATTTTGTTGTACTCGTGGCTAGGCTGCTTGTCGTGGAATTCTTTTTAAGGTATGATTCTTTTGAGATAGAGGTTGGCAAGTCATCCTTGGGAGCTGCTGTGACGGTCACTTCATTAAAGAGGGCAAGGTTTTAG